A single genomic interval of Candidatus Aramenus sp. CH1 harbors:
- the psmB gene encoding archaeal proteasome endopeptidase complex subunit beta, translating to MEELPSTAVGIKLKDGVILGAVRRLSYGGYVLSKSAKKVFSLGRFGIAGAGLFGDFQSIVRIMNVEIKYYELANNRPITTKAAAKLLSVLLYQYKYMPFISEILFGGIDDGTPQFFVLDPLGSLLDDVYAAVGSGARVAIGVLESEYKDTLSVSEGKELVIRALRASIERDVTSGDGIDVLTITRDKIDSEFISA from the coding sequence ATGGAGGAGCTTCCCTCAACTGCAGTTGGAATTAAGCTAAAAGATGGAGTCATACTCGGTGCTGTAAGGAGGCTAAGTTATGGTGGATATGTACTGAGCAAATCAGCGAAGAAGGTCTTCTCCTTGGGAAGATTTGGCATAGCAGGCGCTGGGCTGTTTGGGGACTTCCAAAGTATAGTGAGGATAATGAACGTAGAGATCAAGTATTATGAGTTGGCAAATAATAGACCTATAACTACTAAGGCAGCAGCGAAACTACTTTCAGTTTTACTGTACCAGTATAAGTACATGCCGTTCATATCTGAAATACTGTTTGGCGGAATCGACGACGGAACACCGCAATTCTTCGTACTAGACCCACTTGGCTCCCTCCTTGACGACGTCTACGCTGCGGTAGGTTCTGGCGCGAGAGTGGCCATAGGAGTCCTAGAATCGGAATACAAAGATACCTTAAGCGTAAGCGAGGGTAAGGAACTTGTAATAAGGGCTCTAAGGGCATCGATAGAGAGAGACGTGACATCAGGAGACGGTATTGACGTATTAACGATAACAAGGGACAAGATAGACTCAGAATTTATATCAGCTTAA
- a CDS encoding DNA-directed RNA polymerase subunit G, which produces MEPGALRGIDLINLECEDLKVNVDMISSINVFSPGEKVKLVIAKSRPEFTERDFCGHGYVVTEKKQSNKYVTLISIFGPLIRIESENSFLSSNNLSVMDHVYVCLLKS; this is translated from the coding sequence GTGGAACCAGGAGCACTCAGAGGTATTGACTTAATTAATCTTGAATGCGAGGATTTGAAGGTAAACGTTGACATGATATCGTCGATTAACGTTTTCTCACCAGGGGAGAAAGTAAAACTTGTTATAGCGAAATCAAGACCAGAGTTCACTGAAAGGGACTTCTGCGGTCATGGATACGTGGTGACTGAGAAGAAGCAGTCTAACAAGTACGTTACATTAATATCGATTTTCGGACCTCTGATTAGGATAGAGTCTGAGAACAGCTTCCTCTCAAGCAATAACTTAAGCGTAATGGATCACGTATACGTATGCTTATTAAAAAGCTAA